From the Xylella fastidiosa genome, the window TGTCTCCGCATACGACCTGGAAGCGACCTACACCCCCGCATTCCGCGCCGCGATTGTCGACGGCCATGCTGGCTCAGTGATGTGTGCCTACAACGCCCTACATGGCACACCCGCATGTGCCTCCGACTGGCTACTCAACACACGTCTGCGCAACGACTGGGGCTTCAACGGCTTTGTGGTCTCCGACTGCGACGCAATCGAAGACATGACCCGATTCCATTTCTTCCGTCAAGACAACGCCAGCGCCTCAGCCGCCGCACTCAAGAGCGGCAACGACCTCAACTGCGGCAACACCTATCGCGACCTCAACCAAGCCATCGCGCGCGGCGACATTGATGAATCAACACTGGACCAGGCACTCATCCGCCTCTTCACCGCACGCCAGCGCCTGGGTACGCTGCAACCACGCGAGCACGACCCCTATGCCGCCATCGGCATCAAGCACATCGATACCCCAGCGCACCGCGCCCTTGCACTACAAGCGGCCGCCCAGTCACTCGTCCTCTTGAAAAACTCCGGCAACACACTCCCGTTACCCCCCGAGACCACATTAGCAGTCCTCGGCCCGGACGCCGACTCACTCACCGCCCTGGAAGCCAATTACCAAGGCACCTCCTCAACCCCAGTGACCCCACTGACCGGCCTACGGACCCGTTTCGGTACCGCCAAAGTCCACTATGCACAAGGCGCCTCCCTGGCGCCCGGCGTCCCAAACACCATCCCGGAAACCGCACTGCGCAACCACGGCCACCCCGGACTGAAAGGGGAATATTTCGACACGATTGACTTTTCCGGCCCACCGCACCTAGTGCGTCAAGATCGCATCATCGCCTTCAACTGGGACCACGTCGCCCCCGCACCAGGCATGAACCCCCACCGCTACGCGGTGCGCTGGACCGGCGAACTCCTCCCCCCCGGCCCCGGCACCTACACCTTCGCCGTGCATGTCGCGCGCTGCTTCGACTGCAACGGCCGCGACCCGATACGCCTGTACATCGACGATCGCCAAATCATCCCCGACAACGCCACAGCGGCCCAAGCGACCACGGCCCCCCAGCAGACAAATAACACACACCTTGAAGCAACCCTTCACTTTACCGATACCCGCCCACACCACATCCGCCTGGACATGGAACACCGTGGCGAAGACCAAGGCGTGCGTTTGGAATGGCTAGCCCCGGAAACGCCACAACTGGCTGAAGCCGAACGTGCGGTCGCACATGCCGATGCCATCGTCGCCTTCGTCGGCCTCTCCCCTGAGGTGGAAGGCGAAGAATTGCACATCGACACCCCCGGGTTCAGCGGCGGCGACCGCACCACGATTGACCTGCCCGCCACCCAAGAAACCCTGCTGCAACATGTGAAGACCACAGGCAAACCCCTGATCGTCGTCCTCATGAGCGGCAGCGCCGTTGCACTGAATTGGGCACAACACCATGCCGACGCCATCCTCGCCGCATGGTATCCCGGACAATCTGGAGGCACCGCGATCGCACAAGCCCTGGCTGGTGACGTCAATCCCGGCGGCCGTCTGCCGGTGACCTTCTACCGCTCGACCCAGGACCTGCCCCCCTACATCAGCTACGACATGACCGGACGCACCTATCGCTACTTCAAAGGCCAACCGCTCTATCCATTTGGCTACGGCCTGAGCTATACCCAATTCGCCTACGAAGCACCGCAGCTCTCCACCGCAACCCTGAAAGCGGGCAACACCTTGACCGTCACTACCCACGTCCGCAATACCGGCACCCGGGCTGGTGATGAAGTCGTGCAACTTTATCTAGAACCCCCGTACTCCCCACAGGCACCGCTGCGCAGCCTGGTCGGCTTCAAAAGAGTGACATTGCGCCCTGGCGAATCCCGCCTGCTGACCTTCACACTAGACGCACGGCAACTCAGCAGCGTGCAGCAGACCGGGCAACGCAGCGTCGAAGCCGGTCACTACCACCTCTTTGTGGGCGGTGGCCAACCCAACACCGGCGCACCCGGCGGAACCGCCGCATTCTCAATCATCGGCCGCGCCCTGCTCCCGAAATAATTTGGTGCGTACTGTGCCCGACAGCACATCCCCTCGTGTGAAGAATCCGCGAAGATGACCCCAGCAACACTCACAGCCACGCACACCAGCATCAACAGCCACCCAACGCATCACCAATGCATTGCACAGATGGATAGATTGATATTTCACGCAACGTGTCACCACGCAACACCACTGCCCCAATGGCAACAGCGCCATCAACACTGTCTATGAACAGCACCTCATGGATGCCTCCATCCCCAGCTAGCGGACCCAGCCACACCAGCGCCTGCACAATGACTGGCGCCCCATCACCGCCGTACAAGACAGCAGGAAAGGGATACCCGCCACATAGCCCCCTACCATCTGTGTGTCGGTGTGCACTGCACATCACCCCATGACATCACCATTGCCTCCCTTCCCCCTCCAGCAGCGCCTGAGTCGCCGCACCCTGCTGCGCTTTATCACTCATACCGCGGGGATTGCGCTGCTCAATCCCATAGGGCTGGCACAGAGCGCACCGCGCGCAGGCAAGCCCCCTGCATCATCCTCCGACTTCATCAGCCGCCGCCCACCCCAAGCACAGCGCCGCTTTGTCAGTGCTGCGGTGGAACAGCATTTGATACACATCAAAGCCAAGATTGCTGACCCTGAATTGGCTTGGCTGTTTGAAAACTGCTATCCGAACACGCTGGACACCACCGTCACCACCGGCACCCGCAACGGCAAGCCCGACACCTTCATCATCACCGGCGATATCCAAGCACTCTGGCTGCGTGATTCTGCGGCACAAGTGCAGGCCTATGTCCCCTTGGCCCGCCATGACCCCGCGCTGCGCCGTTTATTCCACGGCCTGATCCAACGCCACGCGTCATGCATCCGTTTGGACCCTTACGCCAATGCCTTTCTGCCCGATGGGGTTAGCCACCCTTTGAAATGGTCCGTCAACGATGTGACGCAGATGCAACCAGGGATTGGGGAGCGTAAATGGGAAATTGATTCCCTGTGTTACCCCATCCGCTTAGCGCATGCCTATTGGCGCGCCAGTGACGATATCGCACCGTTTGACGAGGACTGGCGACAGGCCATGCACATCGTGCTGCGCACCTTCAGCGAACAACAACGCTTGCAGACTCTCGGCCCGTATACCTTCCAGCGTCCAGCACTGCGGGCCACTGAAACATTGATGCTGGAGGGCTACGGCGCGCCGACGCGACCCAACGGGATGCTGCACTCGATGTTCCGTCCCTCCGACGATGCCTGCACCTACCCCTTGTCGGTGCCAGAAAATCTGTTCGCCGTCATCACGCTGCGCCAGCTGGCTGCAATGAGCGAGGCGATTCACCATGATGCTGCATTTGCAAGCCAGTGCCGCAGCCTAGCCCACGAGATCGCGCAGGCGACACAGCAATTGGGGCTGATGCACGATGCGGACAACCACCCCTTCTGGGCCTACGAAGTAGATGGCTATGGCAACCAATTATTTATGGATGATGCCAATGCTCCGAGCCTGCTCAGCTTGGCTTATCTGGGCTGCTGCACGTCGACCGATCCGGTGTTCTTACGCACCCGTGACTTGGCCTGGAGCGCGCGGAATCCGTATTTCTGTCAGGGACGCGCCGCTGTTGGGGTGGGTAGCCCACACACGGGGCGCAATACTATTTGGCCGATGTCGATCATCCATTACGCGCTGAGTAGTCACGACGACACTCAGATCCAACGCTGTTTGCACTGGCTGAAAACCACCCATGCCGGGACCGGCTTCATGCACGAAGCATTTCATCAGGACGACCCAAGCACGTTTACCCGCAGTTGGTTCGCCTGGGCGAATAGTTTGTTCGGTGAATTGATCGTCGATCTGGCACAACGCAAGCCGCATCTGCTCGGAGGGAACCGCTGTGCTGCGCTGCTGAATGGATGAGTTGTCCCGACCTCTTCAGACACCTTCCCACTCCATACACGGCGGAGGAGACCTACGATGGCAACACGACGCACTTTTTTGCGGGGTGCGATCAGCCTGACGCTGATTGGCAGCACTGGCCAGCTACGTGCTCTGGCACATCCACGCGCCAATACCTGGGCACTGCCCATTGACACACAGGCACAGGCAGATCTAACGCGTTACGTGGATGTGTTTATCGGCAGCAGCGGTCATGGGCACACTTTCCCAGGGGCTACGCTGCCTTTTGGCATGGTGCAACTCAGCCCGGACACCGATAACGCGGTCTGGGATGCTTGCTCCGGCTATCACGCCTCCAACGGCTCGATCATGGGGTTCTCGCACACTCACCTCTCCGGCACGGGCATTGGCGACATGTTGGACATTTTGCTCATGCCTGGGACTGGGGACGTGAAGCTGGCACCTGGGCCGCTCAATGCTCCTGAGACCGGCTACCGGCAACGCTACGATCACGCCGAGGAAGTGGCCTCGCCTGGTTACTACCAGGTGCGCCTGAAGGACACGGACATTGTGGCCGAGCTGACCGCCACCGCACGGACTGGCCTGCATCGTTACCATTTCCCTCAACATCAAGCCGGTCACCTGCTGTTGGACTTGAGCCACGCGATGCAGGACAACCCAAGCACCCCACCACGGTTGCGCGATGTCGAGTTATCGATCGTCGATACACGCACGCTACTGGGCGGCCGCCGTGTGTATCAGTGGGCCAAGGGCCGCTATCTCTTCTTCGCTATGCGGTTGTCACGCCCGTTTGCACGTGCGCAGTTGTATAGCAACGATGCGCCGCTGACTGCGGACACGCGCCAGGTTCAGGGCGTGTGTCTGAAAGCGGCGTTGCACTTCCCCGATGCGGGCGAGGCGCCGTTGCTGGTCAAAGTCGGCCTGTCTGCGGTCAGCGCCGCAAATGCGCTTGCCAATCTCGACGCAGAATTGCCGGATTTCGATTTTGCCCGTGTACATGCCGAGGCCGTGGCGGCCTGGGAGAATGCTCTAGGGCGCGCGCGGATCGCAACCGACAATCCGGCGCAACGTCGCATTTTTTACACCAGTCTGTACCACAGTCTGCTGGCGCCCACGTTGTTCAGTGATGTGGATGGGCGCTACCGCGGTATGGATCTCCAGGTGCATACGCTGCCAACTGGCTACCACAATTACAGTACCTACTCTTTATGGGACACCTACCGCGCGCTGCATCCGCTGCTGACGCTGGTGCAGTCGGATCGGGTCCCGGATCTGTTGCAATGTCTGGTCCGTGGCGCGGCTGAGTGTCCGGACGGTGTCGGGATCTGGCCATTACAGGGCGTGGAGACCGGCTGCATGATCGGCTATCACTCCGCGGTAGCACTCGCCGAGGGCTATACAAAAGGATTCACTGGCATCGACTATGCGGCGGCTTGGCCGCACTACCGCAAGCGCGCCATGCAGGATCACGCTCACGGTCTGCGGTACTACCGCAGGCTCGGCTATATCCCCAGTGACAAGGTGGATGAATCCGTCAGCCGGACGCTGGAGTATGCCTATGACGATTGGGCATGTGCGCATTTGGCCACCGCCGCAGGGGCGCACAGTGAGGCACGGGTGCTACGCGCACGCTCCCGCCATTATCGCCATGTGTTCAACCGCGACAGTGGCTTTATGCAACCGCGTCTGGAAAATGGTGCCTGGGCAACGCCGTTTGATCCACGCGCGTTGGGGCACTTGAAGCAGTGGCACGATTTCACGGAGTGCAATGCTTGGCAGGCAACGTTCCTCAATCAGCACGATGTGTACGGTTATATGGCTCTGTTCGGCGGCGCTGATCACTTTGCCGCCAAACTCGACGCTCTGTTTTCTGCACTCTCGGAATTGCCGCCAGGAGCACCACCGGATATTGATGGGATGGTGGGTCAGTACGCCCACGGTAACGAGCCAAGCCACCATATCGCCTATCTGTACGTGTATGCGGGGCAAGCGTACAAAACGCAAGCGATGGTGCGCCGCCTACTCCGGGAGCAATACCATGATGGGCGCGATGGTCTGTCCGGGAATGAGGATTGCGGGCAGATGAGTGCTTGGTTTGTGCTCAGTGCGCTGGGGATGTACGCAGTGGATCCGGTCAGCGGTATCTATGTGATCGGCAGCCCGTTGTTCCCATACGCGGAGTTGGACGTGGGCCGAGGCCGTAAGCTGCGCATCTTGGCGCGTCACACCAGTGCGTCCAATGTCTATGTGCAAGCACTGCGCTGGAACGGCAGTCCGATGACGCGTGCTTGGCTGCGCCACACTGAATTGGCAGGAGGGGGGACGCTGGAATTTGAGATGGGTGCGCAACCGAATCTCGATTTCGGCACCCATCCGCAGGATCTGCCTCCATCTTTCATGGCATTGCAGCCAGTTCCGAAACACGCATGAGCGGTGTAGGAACAGCCATGCTTATTTCCGTATCCATGTGGCGCGTTCATGGATGCAGCAGTCAGTACAAAACGCGGGGCGGCGACTCTGGGTGGATGATGCTCTGCCGATGGAGCAAGGATGCCCGGTCTTCTGATTTTTCCATTGAACGACAGCGCTTCATCCGACTGGCGATGCTGGATCGGATCACGCCACGTTTTCCCTCTTTGAGACATACCCATGCTGCGTCACCTGCTCACGTTGTCGCTGATATTCGCAATCGTGCTGCCCATTGGAGTTAGCGCCGCGCCTTGGCCTGCTTTTTCAACTCGGGGAACGCAATTCATCCGTGATGGGAGGCCGTATCAGTTGATCTCGGGTGCCATCCACTTCCAACGCATCCCGCGGGCGTACTGGAAGGACCGTTTGCAAAAAGCCCGAGCAATGGGGTTGAACACGGTGGAAACCTATGTTTTCTGGAACCTGGTTGAACTCCGTGAAGGTCAATTCGACTTCACAGGGAATAACGACATTGGTGCTTTTGTGCGTGAAGCAGCGTCGCAAGGTCTGAACGTGATTCTGCGTCCCGGGCCATATGTGTGTGCAGAATGGGAGGCAGGGGGGTTCCCAGCGTGGCTGTTCGCCGATCCAACGCTACGGGTGCGCAGTCAGGATCCGCGTTTTCTTGATGCCAGTCAGCGCTATCTGGAGGCACTCGGCACACAGGTCAGGCCGCTGCTCAATGGCAATGGCGGTCCCATCATTGCAGTGCAGGTTGAGAATGAGTACGGCTCTTATGGGGATGATCATGGCTATCTACAGGCTGTGCGCGCGCTATTCATCAAGGCCGGTTTGGGAGGTGCGCTGTTGTTTACCGCCGACGGGGCTCAGATGCTTGGCAATGGCACGCTGCCGGACGTGCTGGCGGCGGTGAATGTCGCACCGGGTGAGGCAAAACAGGCGCTCGACAAGCTCGCCACATTCCATCCTGGGCAGCCGCAGCTGGTGGGTGAATATTGGGCGGGGTGGTTCGACCAGTGGGGCAAGCCGCATGCGCAGACTGATGCAAAGCAGCAGGCTGATGAGATCGAATGGATGTTGCGGCAAGGGCATTCGATCAATCTGTATATGTTTGTTGGCGGCACCAGTTTTGGTTTTATGAATGGTGCTAACTTCCAAGGTGGTCCCAGTGACCATTACAGCCCTCAAACCACAAGCTACGATTACGATGCGGTGTTGGACGAAGCCGGACGGCCGATGCCGAAGTTCGCGCTGTTCCGCGATGTCATCACCCGTGTGACTGGTCTCCAGCCGCCGCCTTTGCCAGCGGCAAGCCGTTTTATCGATTTGCCGGACACGCCATTGCGCGCATCCGCTTCGCTCTGGGACAACCTGCCTGCAGCGGTCGCCACCACAGCAGATCCGCAGCCGATGGAGCGCTATGGGCAGGCCTACGGTTACATTTTGTACCGCACCACGCTCCACGGGCCACGGAAGGGCAGGCTGTATCTGGGTGAGGTGCGGGATGACGCCCATGTCTACGTTGATCGTCTCTTCGTGGGTCGGGCGGAACGGCGTCGGCAGCAGGTCTGGGTGGAGGTTGACATTCCCTCCGGTACTCACTGTCTGGATGTCTTGGTAGAAAACAGTGGACGGGTTAACTACGGTCCGCACCTGGCTGACGGCCGCGCCGGGCTGATTGGTCCGGTGATGCTCAATCATGAACGCGTCAACAATTGGGAAACGTTCCTGCTGCCGTTGCAGACGCCCGAAGCGATCCACGGTTGGACAACCGCACCGATGCAAGGACCTGCTTTTCATCGTGGCACGTTGTTTATCCGCACGCCTGGAGACACATTTTTGGATATGGAGGCTTTCAGCAAGGGGGTGACCTGGGCCAATGGTCACATGCTTGGCCGCTACTGGGACATCGGCCCGCAGCGGGCGCTTTACTTCCCGGGGGCGTGGCAGCGCCAAGGGGAGAATACGGTGCTCGTCTTCGATGTGAGCGATACGGCAGCAGCACAGGTACGCGGTGTGCAGCAGCAACGCTGGATCACTCCAAGGACGGCCAAATAATGTTCTGCAGCAGCAGAGACGCTGCTGGGCATGGGTCTTGTCTGTTTGCACGCTCTCATGAGAGGTAAGGCTTGCTCGGCAATACCAGAGGCAAGGGAAAGTATGTCCGTGGATACGCGACAGGCAGCAGTCTCCAGCCATGCGTTAACGATGCCGCTTTGCACCTCTTGCCGGGAGCCACCAGTAACAATGAGCGAGCATCCACTCAATGGGAATGTCTAGCAATGCAAGGCATCGCACACGGAGCGGCATCGGCAACTGGATGTTCACGCTACTGCTGTCAGCCGGTTGATGAGGTTGTATCACAGGGAAACACGGTAGCTGCCCGATACAAGGCGCTCGTTTGGAATCACTGAGGCGCGGTCATCAGGAACGTACGGACAGCAAGGCGCGCGACGCAGCTAGCCGGGCACATAGCGCAGTGGCTGCAAAGAGACTAGAAGGATCAGCAACGCCACGGCCAGCAAGGTCAAGGGCGGTGCCGTGGTCCACAGCGACACGCGGATAGGGAAGGCCCAAGGTGATATTGACCGCCTGTTCAAATCCGCTGTGTTTGAGTACTGGCAACCCTTGGTCGTGATACATCGCCACCACTGCATCATAGCCAATCAACTTGGTTGGCAAGAACGCCGTATCCGCAGACAGTGGCCCCAGCAAAACCATGCCTTCGGCACGCAAACGCTGCAACACGGGGATGACAACATCCAGTTCTTCGCGACCAAGATAACCCTCTTCACCTGCATGCGGATTTAATCCAAGGACGGCAATGCGAGGGGTTGCGATGCCAAAGTCACCGCACATCGCGGTATTAACAATCCGTAAGCACCGCTCTAACAGTGCTGCAGTGATAGCGTCCGGCACATCACGCAACGGCAGATGGGTGGTGACCAGGGCCACGCGCAGATGCGGATTAGCCAACATCATGACTACGTCGCACTCTGCCTGCGCGGCCAGCAATTCTGTCGTGCCGGTGTAATGGATGCCGCTCTGATTGATAACGGCCTTGTGTACCGGGCCAGTGACGATGCCATGCAGCACTCCATGTACGCAGTGGCTTGCCGCCTCACAGAGTGCAGCGATCACCGCAGGAGCATTGGCAGGGTCTGGGTGACCAAAACGCGTCGGATGAACGTGGCAATGGGCCTGTATAGGCAGATCACCAGGACGCTCAGGGAGTGCTTCGGGCGGAAGCAAACGCAGCGGCAAATCTAGTGCAGCGGCAGCAGCCTGTAAGGTGGCTGGATCGGCGAAGGCAACAAGTCGGCAATCTTGACGCGGCTGTTGTACCAACCGCACGCACAATTCAGGGCCAACGCCCGCCGGTTCGCCAGGAACCAAAGCAAGCGCGGGGTGCAACATAAATCAGTGCTTCGTTGCGGCCGGTAATACGGCCCCTGTTGCCGGGGTCACCGCCGCACTGGGAGTATGGTGATCGTCAGCTGGCTCCTCAATCTGAAGACTCACATACGCTTCACTACGGAGTTCCCGCAAAAAACGCTCATAAGATTCTTCTAACTTGCGTTGGCCAATCGTGTCACGAATCTGGGCACGCTGGTTCTCCCTGGTGACATCTGTCTGGCGGGTGCCCAGACGCTGCACGATATGCCATCCGGCAGCGCTACGGAAAGGTTCGGAGACGTTGCCGTCAGCAAGCGCTTTAACATGGTTGCCAAAGTCAGCCCCAAACGCATCGGACGGGAACCAACCAAGATCCCCACCCTGGTTACTGTTGTTAGCGTCCTCTGAGGATTCTCGAGCAACGGTCTGGAAATCCGCACCACCAGCGATACGAGCACGCAGGGTGTCGATTTTGGCCTTGGCTTGCGCTTCTTTCTGTTTATCAGTAATACGAACCAGAATGTGGCGGGCGTGGTATTCGGTCGCCATCTGCCGCGGACCCGCCGCAGCAGTACTATCGCGAACTTCTACGAGCTTAAGCAGCTGAAAACCGCTGGTGCCACGCAGCGGACCAACGATCTGGCCAGGCTTCATGGTTTGAACCATCTGCGCAAATGCTTCGGGAATCTCGTCAAGGCTACGCCAGCCCAAATCACCACTTTCAAGCGCGTTGGGACTATCGGAATAACGTACTGCGGCAGCGGAAAAGGCAAGTTCGCCTTTATCGATCACACTCTTAATGCCATTGATTTTTTTCTGGGCAATCGCAATCTGTTCGGAGGTTGCCCCGTCAGGCAAGGAAACCAAGATGTGCTGTAGATGATACTGGGCACCGCTGTTGGCCTGCGCGAGTGCGGTATCCACTTCACCTTCACTGACCACAATACGGCTCTGCGCAAAGCCTTGGCGCAAATGATGCACGGTAATCTCATCACGCACTGACTGGCGGAATTCGGGGAAAGAAATCCCTTCGGCAACTAATTTTTGGCGAAGACCATCAACACTGGTCTTATTATTCTCAGCAATGCTGGAAATGGCCTGATTCAGCTCATCGTCACTGACGCGGATGCCATTGGTCTGCGCCCGCGCAACTTGCAGCTTGATCAAAATCAAGCGTTCTAACACTTGGCGCTGCAACACTTCATCCGGCGGTAACTGGCCTTCATGGCCAACATACTGTGATTTGACATTGTGAATCGCGCGATCAAGCTCGCTTTTCAAGACCACATTGTCATCAACCACAGCAACAATGCGATCAAGCGGTTGATGTTGTTGCTGTCGTGCTGACGCCACCGGCAAAAACACGCAGGACACAGCCAACAGCAAAGAGAGAACAATAGAAAAATATCTGGTCATGGAATCTTATTTGGATCGTAAGCGTCTGGATCGGTCGTCGTATTACTAGGCGGAACCAAGTAAAGGTCATCGCGATAGTAACCGAGAATAGCACGGCGTAGGACCCGATCTGTGTCCTGCCCCACTGAGCTCAAGCCCTTAAACACAAACTCCAGCTGAATAGAATTATCCATATTCCCTGTCCGGTCACGCATGTGACGACGGAGCACGGTGCGTACGGCTAAACAACAACTATCCCACTGGAGACCACCGATGATTTCCAACGGCTTCTTATCCAACAACGAATAGTAGTAACGACCAATGGCACTCCAACGGGGATTGATTGGATACAGGAAAGAAAAATCCGTCTGTTTGAGCTGGGTTGTCCCATCCAAGGTATTACGCCGATAACGGTAAGCCAGGTTGATGATGCCATCGCTACCGATCAAGTAACGGGCGCGGACGCTGGCTAAATCATCGCGGCGGAAATTAGGATTCCACTGGTACGTTGCGTTCAGCGTCCAACGGTCGTTGACGTTGTAAGCCACATCACTAACCCAAACCGACTTACCCTTTTGGATACGTTCCTCACTATCGCTCAACGTGACAAGCGAATCCTTGAAGTACAGGATCTGGCCGACACTCAGCGCAAGATCCTCCTTGCCAGTATTTTGATCCAGCCACCGCGACGTGACCGCTAGAGTCAGCTGATTGGCGTCGTTTTGACGGTCGGGACCAGTGTAGCGGCTGTCGCGGAACAGTTGCCCCCAACTGAAGGTAAACGCACGAGTATCGAACAGCGGCAGATCACTCTGGTTACGGTAGGGGACATACAGATAGTAAAACCGCGGTTCCAATGTATTGAGATAGTTCCTGCCGAAAACAGTGGTGTCACGATCCAAGTACACCCCCGAGTCCAAAGAGACGATAGGCAGGCTGCGCACCGGCGTGCGACTCCCATTCAATTGTTCTGCAATGCCGCTATCCAAATAATAGGAGGAATAGCGCCACCCAAACGTCGGAGTGACGTACCAAGACGCACCCGTGAAAGGTAGCGATACATAAGGCTTCACATCCAGGCGAGTGCCGCCGTAATAGCGAATCACCTCGCCGGTACGGAGATAATTGCCATCATTCTGGAGTGCCACCAAATACGCATCATCGTGTTTGAAACGCACCACCTCGCTGTACAGGCCGAATTCCAGAAAGTCCAACACCGGCTTATCCCAGTTGAAAAACAAGCGCGGCTGACGGTTATAAGCCAACGCACTTTCATTCAAGCTGTAATCAGTGAGTTGCCAGCGGTCAGCCATCAGGCCAGCCGTCCATGTCTCACCTGTACCGTACACACCGACGGTGCTTTGCAAGCTCGACAGAGATGACATCCCAACAAGGCGGCTGGAAAAATCCTCCATATAGCGGGTATCACTGACCCAGGCCAATGAAGCACGCGCCTGCCAATGGTTATCGATATTGTGGTAGCCATTGAAACTGAAGCGCCCACGATCTTTATCGCGCAACTGATCGTTAGGGATAAAAGCGGCACGCGTCTGCCACTTGCCGTCATCGTATAAATAGCGAAATTCGGTATCGATCATGAAACCACGCTTCTGCATGTAACGCGGATACAGCGTGGCGTCATAGTTCGGTGCCAGATTGAGATAGATCGGCTGCGCATAGTCAAAACCATTGCGGCCGGAATACCCTAACTGCGGGTAAAGCAATCCCGTTTGGCGGCGGCTATCTATGGGAAATTTAAACCAAGGCAGATACAACACCGGCCATTGACCAACCTCAAACACCGCATGACGCGCAACGCCGAAACCTTCCACGTTATCCACATCAATTTCGGGAGCACGGAGACGCCAGATCGCTTGCGATGGATCGCAGGTGGTATAGGTGGCCTCATGCG encodes:
- the pdxA gene encoding 4-hydroxythreonine-4-phosphate dehydrogenase PdxA — protein: MLHPALALVPGEPAGVGPELCVRLVQQPRQDCRLVAFADPATLQAAAAALDLPLRLLPPEALPERPGDLPIQAHCHVHPTRFGHPDPANAPAVIAALCEAASHCVHGVLHGIVTGPVHKAVINQSGIHYTGTTELLAAQAECDVVMMLANPHLRVALVTTHLPLRDVPDAITAALLERCLRIVNTAMCGDFGIATPRIAVLGLNPHAGEEGYLGREELDVVIPVLQRLRAEGMVLLGPLSADTAFLPTKLIGYDAVVAMYHDQGLPVLKHSGFEQAVNITLGLPYPRVAVDHGTALDLAGRGVADPSSLFAATALCARLAASRALLSVRS
- a CDS encoding peptidylprolyl isomerase, encoding MTRYFSIVLSLLLAVSCVFLPVASARQQQHQPLDRIVAVVDDNVVLKSELDRAIHNVKSQYVGHEGQLPPDEVLQRQVLERLILIKLQVARAQTNGIRVSDDELNQAISSIAENNKTSVDGLRQKLVAEGISFPEFRQSVRDEITVHHLRQGFAQSRIVVSEGEVDTALAQANSGAQYHLQHILVSLPDGATSEQIAIAQKKINGIKSVIDKGELAFSAAAVRYSDSPNALESGDLGWRSLDEIPEAFAQMVQTMKPGQIVGPLRGTSGFQLLKLVEVRDSTAAAGPRQMATEYHARHILVRITDKQKEAQAKAKIDTLRARIAGGADFQTVARESSEDANNSNQGGDLGWFPSDAFGADFGNHVKALADGNVSEPFRSAAGWHIVQRLGTRQTDVTRENQRAQIRDTIGQRKLEESYERFLRELRSEAYVSLQIEEPADDHHTPSAAVTPATGAVLPAATKH
- the lptD gene encoding LPS-assembly protein LptD, encoding MYRVLRLLPLPLSVAISLSALADEKPPNWGLCPATLPLQGFEQAPGMDKHVVQSRPQLPTNIEGDTLTGTARTPLYQGNVLMARGDQLLGADSVRMDTETDSYVAEGHVRYQDSSILVVADRAEGNQDTDVHKISNIQYQLIGRRGNGVAKSVDIHGQVGQTHEATYTTCDPSQAIWRLRAPEIDVDNVEGFGVARHAVFEVGQWPVLYLPWFKFPIDSRRQTGLLYPQLGYSGRNGFDYAQPIYLNLAPNYDATLYPRYMQKRGFMIDTEFRYLYDDGKWQTRAAFIPNDQLRDKDRGRFSFNGYHNIDNHWQARASLAWVSDTRYMEDFSSRLVGMSSLSSLQSTVGVYGTGETWTAGLMADRWQLTDYSLNESALAYNRQPRLFFNWDKPVLDFLEFGLYSEVVRFKHDDAYLVALQNDGNYLRTGEVIRYYGGTRLDVKPYVSLPFTGASWYVTPTFGWRYSSYYLDSGIAEQLNGSRTPVRSLPIVSLDSGVYLDRDTTVFGRNYLNTLEPRFYYLYVPYRNQSDLPLFDTRAFTFSWGQLFRDSRYTGPDRQNDANQLTLAVTSRWLDQNTGKEDLALSVGQILYFKDSLVTLSDSEERIQKGKSVWVSDVAYNVNDRWTLNATYQWNPNFRRDDLASVRARYLIGSDGIINLAYRYRRNTLDGTTQLKQTDFSFLYPINPRWSAIGRYYYSLLDKKPLEIIGGLQWDSCCLAVRTVLRRHMRDRTGNMDNSIQLEFVFKGLSSVGQDTDRVLRRAILGYYRDDLYLVPPSNTTTDPDAYDPNKIP